A single region of the Sorghum bicolor cultivar BTx623 chromosome 7, Sorghum_bicolor_NCBIv3, whole genome shotgun sequence genome encodes:
- the LOC8086065 gene encoding receptor-like protein kinase BRI1-like 3 yields the protein MHPRSNPLPILLTIIGTILFITGGAGGQPHGGSGVCITTERAALLSFKKGITSDPANLLASWRGQDCCQWRGIRCNNKTGHVTKLQLRNPNPYMSALSGVAGRRASRRKARVCGHSGRKAVRRTQARAVA from the exons ATGCATCCCAGATCCAATCCCCTCCCCATCCTTCTTACAATCATAGGCACCATTTTGTTCATCACAGGTGGTGCAGGCGGGCAACCCCATGGTGGTAGCGGCGTATGCATCACCACTGAGAGGGCCGCTTTGCTCTCCTTCAAGAAGGGCATCACAAGCGACCCCGCCAACCTGCTCGCCTCATGGCGTGGCCAAGATTGCTGCCAGTGGAGAGGCATCAGATGTAACAACAAGACTGGCCATGTCACCAAGCTGCAGCTTCGCAATCCAAATCCATACATGTCTGCTTTATCCG GTGTCGCGGGGAGACGCGCGAGCAGGCGCAAGGCTCGTGTGTGCGGGCACAGCGGGCGCAAGGCTGTGCGGCGAACGCAAGCACGGGCGGTGGCCTGA